One Halobaculum roseum DNA segment encodes these proteins:
- a CDS encoding NOB1 family endonuclease, whose amino-acid sequence MEVLDSSAFIHGYDGDDETASIPAVQAELTGETALRFDAEEGAGMHIHVPGEGAIGRVRSAAEETGDLTELSDTDLRLLAAAFELDATLVTDDYAMQNVAERMDVRVRVIAREGISEERDWQFQCTGCGRTFDENRDRCPICGSDLSRKNPA is encoded by the coding sequence ATGGAAGTCCTCGATTCGTCCGCGTTCATCCACGGCTACGACGGCGACGACGAGACCGCCTCGATCCCCGCGGTGCAGGCCGAGCTCACCGGCGAGACCGCTCTCCGGTTCGACGCCGAGGAGGGCGCCGGGATGCACATCCACGTCCCCGGCGAGGGGGCCATCGGGCGCGTCCGCAGCGCCGCCGAGGAGACCGGCGACCTCACGGAGCTGTCAGACACGGACCTGCGCCTGCTGGCGGCGGCGTTCGAGCTCGACGCGACGCTCGTCACCGACGACTACGCCATGCAGAACGTCGCCGAGCGCATGGACGTTCGCGTCCGCGTCATCGCCCGCGAGGGCATCTCGGAGGAGCGCGACTGGCAGTTCCAGTGTACCGGCTGCGGGCGCACGTTCGACGAGAACCGCGATCGCTGTCCGATCTGCGGGAGCGACCTCTCCCGGAAGAACCCGGCGTAG
- the rnhB gene encoding ribonuclease HII, producing MLGADEAGKGPVLGPMVAAAVRADPAAIPDDVDDSKRLPPARREELDAALRDDDRVAVGVARVTVDRIDDPETDMNTLTVAGQAEALAAVARDGDRAVVDAGDVSESRFADRVAEAVAAGGGGTGTTAGGATGLAVDVTAEHGADESYPVVAAASVVAKVERDRVVAELDAAYRDRGYDGIGSGYPSDPNTREFLREFVAREGDLPECARTSWSTCDDVLAANEQSALGEF from the coding sequence ATGCTCGGCGCAGACGAGGCGGGGAAAGGGCCCGTCCTGGGGCCGATGGTCGCCGCGGCGGTTCGCGCCGACCCCGCGGCGATCCCCGACGACGTGGACGACTCCAAGCGCCTCCCCCCGGCGCGACGCGAGGAACTGGACGCCGCCCTCCGCGACGACGACCGCGTCGCCGTCGGGGTCGCCCGCGTCACGGTCGACCGCATCGACGACCCCGAGACGGACATGAACACGCTCACCGTCGCCGGACAGGCGGAGGCGCTCGCCGCGGTCGCACGCGACGGCGACCGCGCGGTCGTCGACGCCGGCGACGTGAGCGAGTCGCGGTTCGCCGACCGCGTCGCCGAGGCGGTCGCCGCCGGCGGAGGCGGCACGGGCACGACCGCCGGCGGGGCCACGGGCCTCGCCGTCGACGTGACGGCCGAACACGGCGCCGACGAGTCGTACCCCGTCGTCGCCGCCGCGAGCGTCGTCGCGAAGGTGGAGCGCGACCGGGTCGTCGCCGAGTTGGACGCCGCCTACCGCGACCGCGGCTACGACGGGATCGGCAGCGGCTACCCCTCGGACCCGAACACCCGCGAGTTCCTGCGGGAGTTCGTCGCCCGCGAGGGCGACCTGCCGGAGTGCGCCCGCACGTCGTGGAGCACCTGCGACGACGTGCTCGCGGCGAACGAGCAGTCGGCGCTCGGTGAGTTCTAA
- a CDS encoding glucose-6-phosphate isomerase, whose product MNVDIGNALDGDLGLTRGDLDALDERVADAHDRIERGRAEAEHGYAALNLPETCDPDAVRRAADGFDPDHLLTVGIGGSALGAATLTDALGSGVDCRYLDNVDPAWVRAILDDVDLSGTVVNVVSRSGTTAETLSNFLVVREAMESAGVDWTDRTVVTTGEAGNLRSMADRHDLPALKVPEGVPGRFSALSTVGLFAAEIAGVDLDALLAGAADEAERLAGSLFESPAYAYGATTYALAERGAATNAVMPYAESLERFAEWFAQLWAESLGKDGRGQTPARALGATDQHSQLQLYRAGPADKLITLVRPREADDVDIPETDLEGLSYLGGSSLGELLDAEFRATEASLAAAGRENVRIEIDRVDARGLGELLYAMEAACVLYGELAGVSTFTQPAVEWGKNAARGLLGGGEFPEADAVTEKRRLEVE is encoded by the coding sequence ATGAACGTCGACATCGGCAACGCCCTCGACGGCGATCTCGGGCTCACGCGCGGCGACCTCGACGCGCTCGACGAGCGCGTCGCCGACGCCCACGACCGGATCGAGCGCGGACGCGCCGAGGCCGAGCACGGCTACGCCGCGTTGAACCTCCCCGAGACGTGCGACCCCGACGCGGTCCGGCGGGCCGCCGACGGCTTCGACCCGGACCACCTCCTCACCGTCGGCATCGGCGGGAGCGCGCTCGGGGCGGCGACGCTCACCGACGCGCTGGGGTCGGGCGTCGACTGCCGCTACCTCGACAACGTCGACCCCGCGTGGGTTCGGGCGATCCTCGACGACGTGGACCTCTCCGGGACCGTCGTCAACGTCGTCTCCCGGTCGGGGACGACCGCCGAGACGCTCTCGAACTTCCTCGTCGTCCGCGAGGCGATGGAGTCGGCCGGCGTCGACTGGACCGATCGGACGGTCGTCACCACCGGCGAGGCGGGCAACCTCCGGTCGATGGCCGACCGGCACGACCTCCCCGCCCTGAAGGTTCCCGAGGGCGTCCCGGGGCGGTTCTCGGCGCTGTCGACGGTCGGGCTGTTCGCCGCCGAGATCGCCGGCGTCGACCTCGACGCCCTGCTCGCGGGCGCCGCCGACGAGGCCGAGCGCCTCGCCGGGTCGCTGTTCGAGTCGCCCGCGTACGCCTACGGCGCGACGACGTACGCGCTGGCCGAGCGCGGCGCGGCGACGAACGCCGTGATGCCGTACGCCGAGTCGCTGGAGCGGTTCGCCGAGTGGTTCGCCCAGCTGTGGGCCGAGTCGCTCGGGAAGGACGGGCGCGGACAGACGCCCGCGCGGGCGCTCGGCGCGACCGACCAGCACAGCCAGCTCCAGTTGTACCGTGCGGGTCCGGCGGACAAGCTCATCACGCTCGTGCGACCGCGCGAGGCGGACGACGTGGACATCCCCGAGACCGATCTGGAGGGGCTGTCGTACCTCGGCGGGTCGTCCCTCGGGGAGCTGCTGGACGCGGAGTTCCGCGCGACCGAGGCGAGCCTCGCGGCCGCCGGCCGCGAGAACGTCCGTATCGAGATCGACCGCGTCGACGCACGCGGGCTCGGCGAACTCCTGTACGCGATGGAGGCCGCGTGCGTGCTGTACGGCGAACTCGCGGGCGTCTCGACGTTCACCCAGCCCGCCGTCGAGTGGGGGAAGAACGCCGCGCGGGGGCTGCTCGGCGGCGGGGAGTTCCCCGAGGCCGACGCCGTCACGGAGAAGCGGCGCCTGGAGGTGGAGTGA
- a CDS encoding type II toxin-antitoxin system VapC family toxin has protein sequence MIQDTSFLIDVLNGDTDALDALDLLERENRPEKIASITSLELYEGIHRSDRPEDEKREVLRVLDSKHVIPADHGVMKRAGELGGTLIANGDQIDREDCIIAATAIRENEPVLTRNVSHFERIPNLDAETY, from the coding sequence ATGATTCAGGACACGAGCTTTCTGATCGACGTACTGAACGGGGATACTGACGCGCTGGATGCCCTCGATCTCCTCGAACGGGAGAACCGCCCCGAGAAGATCGCCTCGATCACTTCGCTGGAACTGTACGAAGGGATCCACCGTTCCGACAGACCCGAGGACGAAAAACGGGAGGTGCTTCGCGTGCTCGATTCCAAACACGTGATCCCGGCCGACCACGGCGTGATGAAGCGGGCTGGGGAACTGGGCGGTACGCTCATCGCTAACGGCGACCAGATAGATCGGGAGGACTGCATCATCGCGGCGACCGCGATCCGAGAGAACGAGCCGGTTCTGACCCGAAACGTATCCCATTTCGAGCGAATTCCGAATCTCGATGCAGAAACGTACTGA
- a CDS encoding antitoxin VapB family protein, translated as MGTKTISLDDEAYERLRAHKREGESFSTVVKRLAGERSWREVAGIWEGEADELEAAIEEGRERSRERRDRIADDLTE; from the coding sequence ATGGGGACGAAAACGATCTCCCTCGACGACGAGGCGTACGAGCGGCTGAGAGCCCACAAGCGAGAGGGCGAGAGCTTCAGCACCGTCGTCAAGCGACTCGCCGGCGAACGATCGTGGCGAGAGGTCGCCGGGATCTGGGAGGGCGAGGCGGACGAACTCGAAGCGGCGATCGAGGAAGGGCGTGAACGATCCCGCGAGCGACGTGATCGGATCGCCGACGACCTGACGGAATGA
- a CDS encoding preprotein translocase subunit SecD, which yields MSAWETAKDNWRVVLLVFMLVLSSLFLFAPAFEPSGNQGPAAQESATNLQYGLELSGGSRIRAPLVGVTAEEVQFGGDDTAEVEREVAAELETGDSSDVIARFSTNTSGTVELVSENATQADLRSALDAAGYEYETVRDGVTDETRQQTIEVLESKINAAGLSGGTVRTIGDGDFVLIEVPNDDLSEVRDLVNSRGTVQIAAYHEVERNNTTEYVNTTVIRQEDFQTVGTAQQGEQGPGPHVPVSVQQSEAERVQDQFVETGVAGQGGTECTYSDDPQSTEPCILIIRDGSVVSSFGMDPSLAQSMRNGEWAQDPQFILVTGSFERAQQVSVDLRAGALPAGLALDEGTATAISAAQGEDFKRDSLIIGLLAVFTVAGVVFFRYGDPKVAAPMVVTAFSEVVVLLGFAAFIQYPLDLSVIAGFIAVIGTGVDDLVIIADEVMAEGDVNSRRVFRSRFRKAFWVVGAAAATTIVAMSPLASPWLSLGDLQGFAIFTILGVLVGVLITRPAYGDILRALLTDR from the coding sequence ATGAGCGCCTGGGAGACGGCCAAGGACAACTGGCGGGTCGTCCTGCTGGTGTTCATGCTCGTGCTCTCGTCGCTGTTCCTGTTCGCGCCGGCGTTCGAGCCGTCCGGGAACCAGGGGCCGGCCGCTCAAGAGAGCGCAACGAACCTCCAGTACGGGCTTGAGCTGTCGGGCGGGTCGCGGATCCGCGCGCCCCTCGTCGGCGTCACCGCCGAGGAGGTGCAGTTCGGAGGCGACGACACCGCCGAGGTCGAACGCGAGGTCGCCGCGGAGCTGGAAACCGGCGACAGCTCCGACGTGATCGCGCGGTTCTCGACGAACACCAGCGGCACCGTCGAGCTCGTCAGCGAGAACGCGACGCAGGCGGACCTCCGGAGCGCGCTCGATGCGGCCGGCTACGAGTACGAGACCGTCCGCGACGGCGTCACCGACGAGACCCGCCAGCAGACGATCGAGGTCCTCGAATCGAAGATCAACGCCGCCGGCCTCTCCGGGGGGACGGTCCGGACGATCGGCGACGGCGACTTCGTGCTCATCGAGGTCCCCAACGACGACCTGAGCGAGGTTCGCGACCTGGTGAACTCCCGCGGGACGGTCCAGATCGCGGCGTACCATGAGGTCGAACGGAACAACACGACCGAGTACGTGAACACGACCGTCATCCGGCAGGAGGACTTCCAGACGGTCGGCACCGCTCAACAGGGCGAGCAGGGTCCCGGGCCGCACGTCCCCGTGTCGGTTCAGCAAAGCGAGGCCGAGCGCGTCCAGGATCAGTTCGTCGAGACGGGCGTCGCCGGACAGGGCGGCACCGAGTGCACCTACAGCGACGACCCACAGTCGACCGAGCCGTGTATCCTGATCATCCGCGACGGGAGCGTCGTCTCCTCGTTCGGGATGGACCCCTCGCTCGCGCAGTCGATGCGCAACGGCGAGTGGGCTCAGGACCCGCAGTTCATCCTCGTCACCGGCTCGTTCGAGCGCGCCCAGCAGGTCTCGGTCGACCTCCGCGCCGGCGCGCTCCCGGCCGGACTCGCGCTCGACGAGGGGACCGCGACCGCCATCAGCGCCGCACAGGGTGAGGACTTCAAGCGCGACTCGCTGATAATCGGGCTGCTCGCGGTGTTCACGGTCGCCGGCGTGGTGTTCTTCCGCTACGGCGACCCGAAGGTCGCCGCGCCGATGGTCGTCACCGCGTTCTCCGAGGTGGTCGTCCTCCTCGGGTTCGCGGCGTTCATCCAGTACCCGCTCGATCTGTCGGTCATCGCCGGGTTCATCGCCGTCATCGGAACGGGGGTGGACGACCTCGTGATCATCGCCGACGAGGTGATGGCCGAGGGCGACGTGAACTCCCGGCGCGTGTTCCGGTCGCGCTTCCGGAAGGCGTTCTGGGTGGTCGGCGCCGCCGCGGCGACGACGATCGTCGCGATGTCGCCGCTGGCCTCGCCGTGGCTCTCGCTTGGCGACCTCCAGGGCTTCGCCATCTTCACGATCCTCGGCGTGCTCGTCGGCGTACTCATCACCCGTCCGGCGTACGGGGACATCCTCCGCGCGCTGCTGACCGACCGCTGA
- a CDS encoding DUF5812 family protein, whose translation MTDRDPESDGSELDAVRDALAAAAGDAGPADTDDGEKDGTFLVTHADDGSAVLRDVASGQVHTLSSNPGVAEGEAVEGVVAPDPPMNVSWQLVEVEERRHIPVEESEEPPTQHSLDLAADQPVGDLTRTERAGTGEIHVISVPEDDTDRAVADVRDDADASRTRAARLGVNRVEIRSAPGVVVVRYMP comes from the coding sequence ATGACCGATCGCGACCCCGAATCCGACGGATCCGAGTTGGACGCCGTCCGCGACGCGCTGGCGGCCGCCGCCGGCGACGCCGGCCCCGCCGACACCGACGACGGCGAGAAGGACGGCACGTTCCTCGTCACCCACGCCGACGACGGCTCGGCCGTGCTCCGCGACGTCGCCTCCGGCCAGGTACACACGCTCTCGTCGAATCCCGGCGTCGCCGAGGGCGAGGCCGTCGAGGGCGTCGTCGCCCCCGACCCGCCGATGAACGTCTCCTGGCAGCTCGTCGAGGTCGAGGAGCGCCGCCACATCCCTGTCGAGGAGAGCGAGGAGCCGCCGACCCAGCACTCGCTCGATCTCGCGGCCGACCAGCCCGTCGGCGACCTCACGCGAACCGAGCGCGCGGGCACCGGCGAGATCCACGTCATCTCCGTCCCCGAGGACGACACCGACCGGGCCGTCGCCGACGTGCGCGACGACGCCGACGCCAGCCGAACCCGCGCGGCCCGCCTCGGCGTGAACCGCGTGGAGATCCGGTCGGCCCCCGGCGTCGTCGTCGTGCGCTACATGCCCTAA
- the infB gene encoding translation initiation factor IF-2 yields MSDTNSDPDTEETFDAGSLRTPIVAVLGHVDHGKTTLLDRIRGSAVQEGEAGAITQHIGATAVPLSTISEMAGALVDPTDFDLPGLLFIDTPGHHSFSTLRSRGGALADIAVLVVDVNDGFQPQTEEAIDILKRTGTPFVVAANKVDTTPGWNPQEGQPIQQSLETQSDRASSRLNENLYELIGDLSGKGFSADFYWRVQDFQSNIGVVPLSAMTGEGIPDLLTVLMGLSQRYMKEEMSVDVAGPGVGTVLEVKDEQGFGATLDVVLYDGVVREGDTVVVGGRDEPIVTEVRALLQPRPNAEIRAEKQFERVEEVRAAAGVKIAAPDLDEAMSGAPVRVVRGDDEAALEAVKREVREELARIEVDTAEDGVVVKADTLGSLEAMANALEEAEIPILRAEVGDIAPRDVTVAQTAKEDTHKVILGFNVDVLPDAEEALEHADVRLFDDDVIYQLVEEYEAYVEELERAQQETVLDKITKPARFRILQDHTFRQNDPAVVGVEILSGTVQNNRAVAKFEGSEPNRVGTLSGIQHQGDDVDSAQAGERVSVAIDGPTVGRQIEEGDELWIELPEKHAKILEQELASEIRADEIEALKAYLEKRRKTDPFWGK; encoded by the coding sequence ATGTCAGACACGAATTCCGACCCCGACACCGAGGAGACGTTCGACGCCGGCTCGCTGCGCACCCCCATCGTCGCGGTGCTCGGCCACGTCGACCACGGGAAGACGACGCTGCTCGACCGCATCCGCGGCTCCGCCGTCCAGGAGGGCGAGGCGGGCGCGATCACCCAGCACATCGGCGCGACCGCCGTTCCGCTGTCGACCATCTCGGAGATGGCCGGCGCGCTCGTCGACCCGACCGACTTCGACCTGCCCGGCCTGCTGTTCATCGACACGCCCGGCCACCACTCCTTCTCGACGCTGCGCTCGCGCGGCGGCGCCCTAGCCGACATCGCGGTGCTGGTCGTCGACGTGAACGACGGCTTCCAGCCGCAGACCGAGGAGGCGATCGACATCCTCAAACGCACCGGCACGCCGTTCGTCGTCGCCGCCAACAAGGTCGACACGACGCCCGGCTGGAACCCGCAGGAGGGCCAGCCCATCCAGCAGTCGCTGGAGACGCAGTCCGATCGCGCGAGCTCCCGCCTGAACGAGAACCTCTACGAGCTCATCGGCGACCTCTCGGGCAAGGGCTTCTCGGCGGACTTCTACTGGCGCGTACAGGACTTCCAGTCCAACATCGGGGTCGTCCCCCTCTCGGCGATGACCGGCGAGGGGATCCCCGACCTGCTCACCGTCCTCATGGGCCTGTCCCAGCGGTACATGAAGGAGGAGATGTCCGTCGACGTCGCCGGCCCCGGCGTCGGGACGGTGCTGGAGGTGAAAGACGAGCAGGGGTTCGGCGCGACGCTGGACGTGGTCCTGTACGACGGCGTCGTCCGCGAGGGCGACACGGTCGTCGTCGGCGGCCGCGACGAGCCGATCGTGACGGAGGTGCGCGCGCTGTTGCAGCCGCGTCCCAACGCCGAGATCCGCGCCGAGAAGCAGTTCGAGCGCGTCGAGGAGGTCCGCGCGGCCGCGGGTGTCAAGATCGCCGCGCCCGACCTGGACGAGGCGATGTCGGGCGCGCCCGTCCGCGTCGTCCGCGGCGACGACGAGGCGGCGCTGGAGGCGGTCAAGCGGGAGGTCCGCGAGGAGCTCGCGAGGATCGAGGTCGACACCGCCGAGGACGGCGTCGTCGTCAAGGCCGACACGCTCGGGAGCCTGGAGGCGATGGCGAACGCCCTGGAGGAGGCCGAGATCCCGATCCTCCGCGCGGAGGTCGGCGACATCGCCCCGCGGGACGTGACCGTCGCCCAGACCGCCAAGGAGGACACCCACAAGGTGATCCTCGGGTTCAACGTCGACGTGCTGCCGGACGCCGAGGAGGCGCTCGAACACGCCGACGTGCGCCTGTTCGACGACGACGTGATCTACCAGCTCGTCGAGGAGTACGAGGCGTACGTCGAGGAGCTGGAGCGCGCCCAACAGGAGACGGTGCTCGACAAGATCACCAAGCCCGCGCGCTTCCGCATCCTCCAGGACCACACCTTCCGCCAGAACGACCCCGCCGTCGTCGGCGTCGAGATCCTCTCGGGAACGGTCCAGAACAACCGGGCGGTCGCGAAGTTCGAGGGCAGCGAGCCGAACCGCGTCGGCACCCTCTCGGGCATCCAACACCAGGGCGACGACGTGGACTCCGCGCAGGCGGGCGAGCGCGTCTCCGTCGCCATCGACGGCCCGACGGTCGGCCGCCAGATCGAGGAGGGCGACGAACTGTGGATCGAGCTGCCCGAGAAGCACGCGAAGATCCTCGAACAGGAGCTCGCCTCGGAGATCCGCGCCGACGAGATCGAGGCGCTGAAGGCGTACCTGGAGAAGCGCCGGAAGACGGACCCGTTCTGGGGGAAGTAG
- a CDS encoding CPBP family intramembrane glutamic endopeptidase, with protein sequence MNVDLGPPGGTIEARAVAIRGGQALLAVFAGVIAAGAVVPAFEWAALTLGFGADSAATAVFTTVGNAAGFAAAALLFLLYAGDLDVLRVRRPTPRDAAVAVAGAVGLIVAGYGILLAFAAAGLSPSTNEALTNPPAYFLAMIPLSFLTVAVGEELLFRGVVQGELRRALGPAGAIAGASLLFGLLHYVAGAGTPAEKLVYVAVAATLAIGLGALYEYTDTIVVPIFVHGAYNAVQFAIQYVEAIGI encoded by the coding sequence GTGAACGTCGACCTCGGCCCGCCCGGGGGGACGATCGAGGCCCGTGCGGTCGCGATCCGGGGCGGTCAGGCGTTGCTCGCGGTGTTCGCGGGCGTCATCGCCGCCGGCGCCGTGGTGCCGGCGTTCGAGTGGGCGGCCCTGACGCTCGGGTTCGGCGCCGACTCGGCGGCGACGGCCGTGTTCACCACCGTCGGCAACGCCGCCGGCTTCGCGGCCGCGGCGCTGTTGTTCCTGCTGTACGCCGGCGACCTCGACGTGCTTCGCGTCCGGCGGCCGACGCCCCGCGACGCCGCCGTCGCCGTCGCCGGCGCGGTCGGGCTCATCGTCGCCGGCTACGGGATCCTCCTGGCGTTCGCCGCCGCGGGACTGTCCCCGAGCACGAACGAGGCGCTCACCAACCCGCCGGCGTACTTCCTCGCGATGATCCCCCTGTCGTTTCTCACGGTCGCCGTCGGCGAGGAACTGCTCTTTCGGGGCGTCGTGCAGGGGGAGCTGCGGCGCGCGCTCGGCCCGGCGGGCGCCATCGCGGGCGCGTCGCTGCTGTTCGGGCTGCTCCACTACGTCGCCGGGGCGGGGACGCCGGCCGAGAAGCTCGTCTACGTCGCCGTCGCGGCGACCCTCGCGATCGGGTTGGGCGCGCTGTACGAGTACACCGACACCATCGTCGTCCCGATCTTCGTACACGGCGCGTACAACGCCGTGCAGTTCGCGATCCAGTACGTGGAGGCGATCGGGATCTGA
- a CDS encoding tRNA pseudouridine(54/55) synthase Pus10, producing the protein MTDSDAPADASVADADADEAVDADADTDEPAGGDTDGTDATPAPDVLDTARALLATGPLCDHCLGRPFAEHSFGLGNHERGRGLRVAVALADDDDFQPGAAGDCWVCEGVFERVDELAERAADAVADYEFSTYQVGTRVPPLAEENDRLLREDAGMDPDAGEPLRKELNREVGKRVGQVTGAEVDFERPHVQFLLDVDADRVEATVNSAHVYGRYRKLERDIPQTEWPCSDCRGSGRQGREPCDTCDGSGYLYPESVEQLTAPVVEDVMEGVDSTFHGAGREDVDALMLGTGRPFVIEVDEPRRRAVDAERLEADINAFAEGKVEVEGLRLCEHTMVERVKELNATKRYRAQVEFGADLSADDLADALADLDGATIEQYTPNRVDHRRAAKTRTRVAHEVTGELEDPRHATVEVHGAGGLYIKELISGDEGRTEPSLAGLLGVDSEVTALDVLAVEGRDEPFEHSGFFLKDGRADGDGGETGGDDDSDDGNGDEQ; encoded by the coding sequence ATGACCGACTCCGACGCTCCCGCGGACGCGTCCGTCGCCGACGCGGACGCGGACGAAGCCGTCGACGCCGACGCCGACACGGACGAACCCGCCGGCGGCGACACGGATGGGACGGACGCGACCCCCGCCCCCGACGTGCTCGACACCGCCCGCGCCCTCCTGGCGACGGGACCGCTCTGTGACCACTGCCTCGGCCGCCCCTTCGCCGAGCACTCGTTCGGGCTCGGCAACCACGAGCGCGGCCGCGGGCTCCGTGTCGCCGTGGCGCTCGCGGACGACGACGATTTCCAACCCGGCGCCGCGGGCGACTGCTGGGTGTGCGAGGGCGTCTTCGAGCGCGTCGACGAGCTCGCCGAGCGCGCCGCCGACGCGGTCGCCGACTACGAGTTCTCCACCTACCAGGTCGGCACGCGCGTCCCGCCGCTCGCGGAGGAGAACGACCGCCTGCTCCGGGAGGACGCCGGGATGGACCCCGACGCGGGCGAGCCGCTCCGCAAGGAGCTCAACCGCGAGGTCGGCAAGCGCGTCGGGCAGGTCACCGGGGCCGAGGTCGACTTCGAGCGCCCGCACGTCCAGTTCCTGCTCGACGTGGACGCCGACCGCGTCGAGGCGACGGTCAACTCCGCGCACGTGTACGGCCGCTACCGGAAGCTGGAGCGCGACATCCCCCAGACGGAGTGGCCCTGCTCGGACTGCCGCGGCTCCGGCCGGCAGGGACGCGAGCCGTGCGACACCTGCGACGGCTCGGGCTACCTGTACCCCGAGAGCGTCGAGCAGCTCACCGCGCCCGTCGTCGAGGACGTGATGGAGGGCGTCGACTCCACCTTCCACGGCGCGGGCCGCGAGGACGTGGACGCGCTGATGCTCGGCACCGGCCGCCCGTTCGTGATCGAGGTCGACGAGCCCCGCCGCCGCGCCGTCGACGCCGAGCGACTGGAGGCGGACATCAACGCCTTCGCCGAGGGGAAAGTCGAGGTCGAGGGCCTGCGCCTGTGTGAGCACACGATGGTCGAGCGCGTGAAGGAGCTGAACGCCACCAAGCGCTACCGCGCGCAGGTGGAGTTCGGCGCCGACCTGAGCGCCGACGACCTCGCGGACGCGCTCGCGGACCTCGACGGCGCGACAATCGAGCAGTACACGCCGAACCGGGTCGACCACCGGCGCGCCGCGAAGACGCGGACCCGCGTCGCCCACGAGGTCACGGGCGAGCTGGAGGACCCGCGCCACGCGACGGTCGAGGTCCACGGCGCCGGGGGCCTCTACATCAAGGAGCTGATCAGCGGCGACGAGGGGCGGACCGAACCGAGCCTCGCGGGGCTGCTCGGGGTCGACAGCGAGGTGACGGCGCTGGACGTGCTCGCGGTCGAGGGGCGCGACGAGCCGTTCGAGCACTCCGGGTTCTTCCTGAAGGACGGTCGCGCCGACGGCGACGGCGGCGAAACCGGCGGCGACGACGACAGCGACGACGGGAACGGAGACGAGCAGTAG
- a CDS encoding PRC-barrel domain-containing protein, which translates to MADILAENLSGKAVMGSDGTELGMLYNITMDLKTGSLSDLLVTPNEELSPAQVPFDRDESGRFHVPVADVQAVKDYIVVRT; encoded by the coding sequence ATGGCAGATATCCTCGCCGAGAACCTCTCGGGGAAGGCCGTCATGGGCTCGGACGGCACCGAGCTGGGCATGCTGTACAACATCACGATGGACCTGAAGACGGGGTCGCTGTCGGACCTCCTCGTCACGCCGAACGAGGAGCTCTCGCCGGCGCAGGTGCCGTTCGACCGCGACGAGTCCGGGCGCTTCCACGTCCCGGTCGCGGACGTGCAGGCCGTGAAGGACTACATCGTCGTCCGCACGTAA
- the secF gene encoding protein translocase subunit SecF encodes MARFEVPEVDYTRYSNRQLAAIPLVVLTVALLVIGGAYATTGAPVDPGLDFTGGTELRVAVDAPSDAQAREDIRAAFTATPDSIQRVGTSDVYIVTFQTEGTETAQNEFTRQLESEAGEAGFDVRSIEGVGAAFGSETQQRALIGVVAAFAGMAALVFALFRTFVPSIAVVISAFSDIVIPVALMNALGIELTLGTVAALLMLIGYSVDSDILLNNSVLRRSGDFYESTYRAMRTGVTMTLTSIAAMAVMAIVASFFGIGLLASIGTILVFGLVADLMNTYLLNVSLLRWYKYEGVAR; translated from the coding sequence ATGGCTCGATTCGAGGTACCGGAGGTCGATTACACCCGGTACTCCAACCGGCAACTCGCCGCGATCCCGCTCGTGGTGTTGACCGTGGCCCTCCTCGTCATCGGCGGCGCGTACGCGACGACGGGCGCGCCGGTCGACCCCGGGCTCGACTTCACCGGCGGGACGGAACTCCGGGTCGCCGTCGACGCTCCGAGCGACGCACAGGCACGCGAGGACATCCGTGCGGCGTTCACCGCGACGCCCGACAGCATCCAGCGGGTCGGAACCAGCGACGTGTACATCGTCACCTTCCAGACCGAGGGAACTGAGACCGCACAGAACGAGTTCACTCGACAGCTCGAATCCGAGGCCGGCGAGGCCGGCTTCGACGTGCGCTCGATCGAGGGTGTCGGGGCAGCGTTCGGGTCGGAGACCCAACAGCGCGCGCTGATCGGCGTCGTCGCCGCGTTCGCCGGGATGGCCGCGCTCGTGTTCGCGCTGTTCCGGACGTTCGTCCCCAGCATCGCCGTCGTGATCTCGGCGTTCTCGGACATCGTCATCCCGGTCGCGCTGATGAACGCCCTCGGGATCGAACTCACCCTCGGGACGGTCGCGGCGCTGTTGATGCTCATCGGGTACTCCGTCGACTCCGACATCCTGTTGAACAACAGCGTGCTCCGGCGCTCGGGCGACTTCTACGAGTCGACCTACCGGGCGATGCGCACCGGCGTCACGATGACGCTCACCTCGATCGCGGCGATGGCCGTGATGGCGATCGTCGCGTCGTTCTTCGGCATCGGGCTGCTCGCGAGCATCGGGACTATCCTCGTGTTCGGGCTCGTCGCCGACCTGATGAACACGTACCTGCTGAACGTGTCGCTGCTTCGCTGGTACAAGTACGAGGGGGTGGCACGATGA